A genomic region of Pseudomonas sp. MPC6 contains the following coding sequences:
- the icmH gene encoding type IVB secretion system protein IcmH/DotU, translating into MIKETEYSQDDKTVLLDRQGHGPASSPLTDFAAPPRFEQLEGRMIYAARLRPAEAFNISLNSLVAAASELLSEVVRLKHSDTREDMHVLNERLATGLKLFEINALHNGAESSQVMAARYVLCTVADEAVVTTSWGNESEWSKMSLLSSFHNETFGGEKFFQLLDRLSKSPVKHLPMLELMYLCLSLGFEGKYRVQARGMLELEGIRDALYRQIRQLRGDAPREFSPHWEGLNGQRRSLVRIVPAWMVVLFTFVCLVVMYSGFAWVLGEQRDTVLQPYQSFDPAAAQPQSQP; encoded by the coding sequence ATGATCAAGGAAACGGAATACAGCCAGGACGATAAAACCGTCCTGCTCGACCGTCAGGGCCACGGCCCTGCGTCGAGTCCGCTGACGGATTTCGCTGCGCCGCCACGCTTCGAGCAGCTTGAAGGACGCATGATCTACGCTGCGCGCCTGCGCCCGGCCGAAGCGTTCAATATCAGTCTGAATTCGCTGGTGGCTGCAGCGTCCGAGTTGCTGTCTGAAGTGGTACGGCTCAAGCACAGCGACACTCGCGAAGACATGCACGTGCTCAACGAGCGACTGGCCACCGGGTTGAAACTGTTTGAAATCAATGCCTTGCACAATGGTGCCGAAAGCAGCCAAGTGATGGCCGCCCGTTACGTGCTCTGCACCGTGGCTGACGAAGCTGTCGTCACCACGTCGTGGGGCAACGAAAGCGAGTGGTCGAAAATGAGCCTGCTCAGCAGCTTTCACAACGAAACCTTCGGCGGCGAGAAGTTCTTCCAGCTGTTGGATCGCCTGTCGAAAAGCCCGGTCAAGCACCTGCCGATGCTGGAGCTGATGTACTTGTGCCTGTCTTTGGGTTTCGAAGGCAAGTACCGCGTACAAGCTCGCGGCATGCTCGAACTCGAAGGCATCCGCGACGCCTTGTATCGCCAGATCCGCCAGTTGCGCGGCGATGCGCCACGCGAGTTTTCACCTCATTGGGAAGGCCTGAACGGTCAGCGCCGTAGCCTGGTGCGCATCGTGCCGGCGTGGATGGTGGTGCTGTTCACCTTCGTCTGTCTGGTGGTGATGTATTCGGGCTTCGCCTGGGTACTGGGCGAGCAACGCGACACCGTTCTGCAACCATATCAATCGTTTGATCCAGCGGCGGCCCAGCCGCAGTCGCAGCCGTAA